ATAATAGATACAGCTGGATTTGATGCTATAGAGAATAGATTTAAGAAACTTTATCCAAAACAAGATGAACTTCATTTCCATACACAACTTTCATCTAGATTGGGTGGAGATGATCCATTAGATGGAATAAGTATCTTTAGAGGTGATGGATATTATCACTTTGTTACTTTTGGATTTAGTGAACTTTATGAAAAAGAAAGTGATGATATGGAGTATAGTGGTTATGGCTTTGAACTTACTTTTAAATTAAAGATGACTGAAGAGCAAAAAAAGAGAAAGAAAAAGGATTTAGATGCAAAGGATAAAGAGTTAAAAAATATCTGTTCTATTTTTCAAGAATTAGCAAGATATGTATTTGAAACAGGAGAGATATTCCAAGCAAATGAGTATATTTGGACTGGGCAGAAAGAGGGAATAGATGCCAATAAAAAATCTAAGATAACAGGTTTTATAACTACTATGGATATAGCTGGAGAGATATCTACACCAAATGGAAAGGTTCAATTTATAGAGCTAGTAGGAGCTACTGATAAAGAGTTAAAAAGTATTGATAGTGGTAAATTAAAAGTAGAAGAACTATTGAAAAAATTAAAAACTGATGTTACAGATTACAACAGAAAAGAGATAGTATAGAAAGGAAAATTTTAATAGATGGATTTATTAAATAGAAGTTTCTCTCATATATATATTGAAAGGGAAGCAAAAAAGTATCTTGAGAGTAAGCAGATAATAGAAAAATTTCCAAAGGCTCAAATAGTTGAAATTGAAGATTATAAAGAAGTTTTTTCTAGAAATAATCAAAATTTTTCATTACAGAAAAAGACACCTAAATTGATATTGGCAGTAAAGAAAGAGAATTATCTCTATGAAGGAGCAAAGGTGTGTGAAAGTTTTGGAAATGAAAATTTTTATTACTCTTCATCTATTTTAAACTGTATCTACGATTGTGAATACTGCTATCTTCAGGGGGTATATTCATCTGGAAACATAGTTATATTTGTAAATCTTGAGGATATGTTCCGAGAAATAGAAGAGATATTAAAGAGTAAATCTATGTATATATGTATCTCCTATGATACAGATTTGATGGCTCTTGAAGAGATAACAGGGTTTGTGAAAAGATGGTATGAGTTTGTAGATAAATATAAAAATTTGAAGATAGAGCTTCGTACAAAAAGTGCCAGTATAAAGGTATTTCAGAACTTGAAACCAAATCCTAATTTTATAATAGCTTGGACTATATCTCCTAAAGAGTTTGCTCAAAAACATGAAAGAGGAGCTGTATCTTTTGATATGAGAATAAAGGTAGCTAAGAGTTTAATAGAGAGTGGTTGGAATATAAGGGTATGCTTTGACCCTATGATAAAAATAGAAAATTTTAATCAAATATATGGAGAGATGGTAAGAGATACATTCAAAGAGATTGATAGTTCAAAGGTGTTAGATGTAAGTATTGGAACTTTTAGAATATCTAAAGAGTATATGAAAAGAATGAAAAATAATAGAAAGAACTCGATTATTTTAAATTATCCATTCCAATGTCAAGAGGGAGTGTATACTTACTCGGCAGAGGAAAATGAAAAAATGCTAAATTTTATGAAAAACTTGATATTGGAGTATGTAGAGGAGAAAAAAATATTTATATAGAGGAGAAGAGATGAAAAGAGTATTGATAACAGGGGCTACCTCAGGGATAGGATTGGCTATATCAAAAAAGTTACTATCAATGGGACATGTTGTTTATGGAGTGGGAAGAGATTTCAGTAAAGTTGATATAGAGAACAATAATTTTTATACAATAGTATGTGATCTTATAAAGTATCAGAATATAGAAGAGATGGTAAAAAAATTAAAAAAAGAAGTTGAGATAGATATACTAATTAATTGTGCTGGGATTGGTTATTTTGGACCTCATGAAGAGATTAATCCAACAAAGCTCCATAAAATGATAGCTCTTAATTTAGAAGCTCCTTTAATATTAACTCAACTTTTATTGAGAGATTTGAAAAAAAGAGAGGGAGTTATTATAAACATATCTTCTATTACAGCTACTAAATCTAGTACATATGGATGTGCATATTCAGCTACTAAGGCTGGACTAGTTCATTTTTCAAAGGGATTATTTGATGAGGTAAGAAAAACAGGAGTTCAGGTCATATCAATCTTACCAGATATAACTAAAACCCCTTTTTATGATGAGTTAAACTTTAGAGAGGGAGAAGAGGAAGAAAGCTATATTCTACCAGAGTGTGTAGCTGATGCTGTAGAAAATATCCTTTCTCAAAGAAGAGGAACAGTAATTACTGAGGTAATTATTCAACCTCAAAAACATATTATAAGAAGAAAATAATATGAAAAATAATTTAAAAAAAACTTGACAAAAAAGGTAATATATAGTATATTATTATTGTGGTAAAAATGAAATGATTACAAAAAGTAATTAAATATAGAAGTTAAAATTTTTATATGAGATTTAAGGAGGAATTAAAATGGCAAAATGGAGATGTAAAGTTTGTGGAGAAATTATAACTGATGAGACTATGACTCAATGTCCTGTATGTAAGGCTGGAAAAGATAAATGGGAAGAAGTAGTAGAAGGAGCTGGAAGAGTTTGGGCTACTGAGCACAAAATCGGAGAAGGATTAGCTTGTGGAGATGCTGAAATAATCGCTGGATTAAGAGCAAACTTCGAAG
Above is a genomic segment from Candidatus Fusobacterium pullicola containing:
- a CDS encoding suppressor of fused domain protein; the encoded protein is MRENNEFEIIDTAGFDAIENRFKKLYPKQDELHFHTQLSSRLGGDDPLDGISIFRGDGYYHFVTFGFSELYEKESDDMEYSGYGFELTFKLKMTEEQKKRKKKDLDAKDKELKNICSIFQELARYVFETGEIFQANEYIWTGQKEGIDANKKSKITGFITTMDIAGEISTPNGKVQFIELVGATDKELKSIDSGKLKVEELLKKLKTDVTDYNRKEIV
- a CDS encoding radical SAM protein, translated to MDLLNRSFSHIYIEREAKKYLESKQIIEKFPKAQIVEIEDYKEVFSRNNQNFSLQKKTPKLILAVKKENYLYEGAKVCESFGNENFYYSSSILNCIYDCEYCYLQGVYSSGNIVIFVNLEDMFREIEEILKSKSMYICISYDTDLMALEEITGFVKRWYEFVDKYKNLKIELRTKSASIKVFQNLKPNPNFIIAWTISPKEFAQKHERGAVSFDMRIKVAKSLIESGWNIRVCFDPMIKIENFNQIYGEMVRDTFKEIDSSKVLDVSIGTFRISKEYMKRMKNNRKNSIILNYPFQCQEGVYTYSAEENEKMLNFMKNLILEYVEEKKIFI
- a CDS encoding SDR family NAD(P)-dependent oxidoreductase, translating into MKRVLITGATSGIGLAISKKLLSMGHVVYGVGRDFSKVDIENNNFYTIVCDLIKYQNIEEMVKKLKKEVEIDILINCAGIGYFGPHEEINPTKLHKMIALNLEAPLILTQLLLRDLKKREGVIINISSITATKSSTYGCAYSATKAGLVHFSKGLFDEVRKTGVQVISILPDITKTPFYDELNFREGEEEESYILPECVADAVENILSQRRGTVITEVIIQPQKHIIRRK